The genomic segment CACGGGGGCGATGGCGAGGAGGCGGGGCTCGACCGGATCGCCCGCGGCCTCGACGAAGCGGCGGCGAAGACGCCCTCCTCGAAGACCACCGTCCTCCTCGAGACGGCCGCCGGGCAGGGTGCCTGCCTCGGCCACGACTTCGCCCACCTCGCAGCGATCCTCGCGCGCGCCGACAGCCGCGCCCGCCTCGCCCTCTGCTTCGACACCTGCCACGTCCACGCCGCCGGCTACGACGTCGTCTCGAAGGACGGCTGGCGCGCGACGCTGGATGCCCTCGACGCCGCCTGCAGCCTCGACCTCGTCAAGGTCATCCACGCGAACGACTCGAAGAAGGAGCGCGGCTGCCGCGTCGACCGCCACGAGCGGATCGGCCACGGCGCCATCGGCGAGAAGGGCTTCGCGAACCTGATGACCGAGCCCGCCTTCGCCGACGTCCCGAAGATCCTCGAGACCCCCAAGGACGAAGAGGGCCGCTGGGATCGCGAGGGGCTCGCCGCACTCAGGAAGCTCGCCCGGCGTAAGGGGTCGGCGAGGGAGGACTGACCGGGGAGAGGGACCGGGAATCCGGGACCGGCCTCAGCTCGCGGGACGCCGAAACCGTACGAAGACGAAGACGCTGTAGCCGGCGACGAGGGTGAGCGCCGCGATCAGGATGAGGAGCAGGGACGTGAGAACGGTCGGTGTCGCGGCCGAATTCGCGATGGTCAGGCTGTGGCCGACCTCGCCGAGCGCCGGGATGAGGCGGGGGTAGAGCCCCTGTCCGACGATCGCCCAGAGCGCGGCGAGGACCGTCGACGACGCGAGGAGAGCCTCTCTTGCGAGCCCGCCCTTCACGAGGAAAGGCAAGGCGACGAGAGAAACCAGCATGACCACCGGGGCGATCCACGTGAGGGGGTGGTGGTAGGGTTTCCAGAGGTGCGGAGCCGCCCAGAGGGAAAGGACCCCCGCGACCCCGTGCACGGCCACGACGGCCACCCAGGCCTTCAGCACCCTGTCCTGCGAGCGCTCCCCGGGCTCGGAACCTGCCCGCAGGTTCAGCCAGCAGGCGCCCTGCAACGCGAAGAGCACGACGACGTCGAGTCCGAGGACGAGAGCGAAGGGGTTCAGGAAACCTCCGGGTGAGCCGGCGTAGCCCCCCTGCGCGTCGAGAGGCAGGCCGCGAAGGACGTTGCCCAGAATGAGCCCGGGGAAGAACGC from the Holophagales bacterium genome contains:
- a CDS encoding deoxyribonuclease IV yields the protein MTKRTTGAGPLVGAHMSAAGGLARAVDRAVEAGCRTLQVFTKNSNQWAGKPVDPGEAAAFRDAATKAGLAPLVSHSAYLINLASPDPVVRARSAEALVDEIHRCDAHGIPFLVLHPGSHGGDGEEAGLDRIARGLDEAAAKTPSSKTTVLLETAAGQGACLGHDFAHLAAILARADSRARLALCFDTCHVHAAGYDVVSKDGWRATLDALDAACSLDLVKVIHANDSKKERGCRVDRHERIGHGAIGEKGFANLMTEPAFADVPKILETPKDEEGRWDREGLAALRKLARRKGSARED
- a CDS encoding cytochrome d ubiquinol oxidase subunit II yields the protein MTDLQLTWFLLVGVLFVGHSILDGIDCGVGTLLLGPGRSEEERRRALGSIGPATFGNEFWLVAGAAALFTAFPPVRTTVLAAFAPLLAAFVVVLVLRAAALGSGRASEDAERPKSRDVAFGVLSVLAAFFPGLILGNVLRGLPLDAQGGYAGSPGGFLNPFALVLGLDVVVLFALQGACWLNLRAGSEPGERSQDRVLKAWVAVVAVHGVAGVLSLWAAPHLWKPYHHPLTWIAPVVMLVSLVALPFLVKGGLAREALLASSTVLAALWAIVGQGLYPRLIPALGEVGHSLTIANSAATPTVLTSLLLILIAALTLVAGYSVFVFVRFRRPAS